One Nostoc punctiforme PCC 73102 DNA window includes the following coding sequences:
- a CDS encoding polyribonucleotide nucleotidyltransferase, whose translation MAEVDKSISFDGRDIRLKVGLLAPQAGGSVLIESGDTSVLVTATRSQAREGIDFLPLTVDYEERLYAAGRIPGGIMRREGRPPEKTILTSRLIDRPMRPLFPSWLRDDLQIIALTLSMDELVPPDVLAVTGASIATLIAQIPFNGPMAAVRVGLVGDDFIINPTYAEIEAGDLDLVVAGSPHGVIMVEAGANQLPERDIIEAIDFGYEAVRDLIKAQQDLVAELGLVIVQEAPPEVDQTLENYIRDRASGQIKKILSQFTFTKPERDAALDVVKDEIATTIKELPEEDPIRVAATANNKALGNTFKDITKYFMRRQIIEDNVRVDGRKLDEVRRVSCLVGVLPKRVHGSGLFNRELTQVLSTCTLGTPGDAQNLNDDMQLDQHKRYLHHYNFPPFSVGETKPMRSPGRREIGHGALAERSLIPVLPSKEQFPYVIRIVSEVLSSNGSTSMGSVCGSTLALMDAGVPILKPVSGAAMGLIKDGDEVRILTDIQGIEDFLGDMDFKVAGTDTGITALQMDMKIPGLSLDVISQAVHQAKAARLHILEKMLACIDTPRIETSPYAPRLLTIKIDSDMIGLVIGPGGKTIKGITEETGAKIDIEDDGTVTISAVDENKAKRARNIIQGMTRKLHEGDVYAGRITRIIPIGAFVEFLPGKEGMIHISQLADYRVGKVEDEVAVGDEVIIKVREIDNKGRINLTRLGIHPDQAAAAREAAAVNR comes from the coding sequence ATGGCAGAAGTTGATAAGTCAATATCCTTCGATGGAAGGGATATTCGACTGAAAGTAGGCTTACTAGCTCCCCAGGCAGGTGGGTCGGTTTTGATAGAATCAGGGGACACATCCGTTTTAGTGACAGCTACGCGATCGCAAGCCAGAGAAGGCATTGATTTTCTTCCCCTCACTGTAGATTACGAAGAAAGACTGTATGCAGCTGGTAGGATTCCCGGAGGGATCATGCGGCGGGAAGGTCGTCCACCAGAAAAAACAATTCTCACTAGCCGTCTTATAGACCGTCCCATGCGTCCCTTGTTCCCCTCATGGTTACGGGATGACCTGCAAATTATCGCCTTAACGCTATCGATGGACGAGTTGGTTCCACCCGATGTGCTAGCAGTTACAGGCGCTTCCATCGCTACCCTGATTGCCCAGATTCCTTTTAATGGGCCAATGGCAGCAGTTCGCGTTGGTTTAGTGGGAGATGATTTTATTATTAACCCCACTTATGCAGAAATTGAAGCCGGAGATTTGGATCTGGTAGTAGCCGGTTCTCCACATGGCGTAATCATGGTGGAGGCGGGAGCCAATCAGTTGCCAGAGCGAGATATCATCGAGGCAATTGACTTTGGTTATGAAGCAGTGCGGGACTTAATCAAAGCGCAGCAAGATTTAGTAGCAGAACTGGGCTTAGTGATAGTGCAAGAAGCACCACCAGAAGTAGACCAGACGCTAGAAAATTATATCCGCGATCGCGCTAGCGGTCAGATTAAGAAAATCCTGTCTCAATTTACTTTCACCAAACCCGAACGCGATGCAGCTTTAGATGTCGTCAAGGATGAAATTGCCACGACGATTAAAGAACTGCCAGAAGAAGACCCAATTCGAGTTGCTGCAACTGCAAATAACAAAGCACTTGGTAACACTTTCAAAGATATTACTAAGTACTTCATGCGGCGGCAAATCATCGAAGATAACGTTCGCGTTGATGGTCGTAAACTCGATGAAGTGCGACGTGTTTCTTGTTTAGTTGGTGTCTTACCAAAGCGAGTCCACGGTAGCGGTTTATTTAATCGGGAACTAACTCAGGTATTATCCACTTGTACTTTGGGTACACCAGGTGATGCTCAAAACCTCAACGATGATATGCAGTTAGACCAACATAAGCGTTATCTGCATCATTACAACTTCCCGCCTTTCTCAGTCGGGGAAACCAAGCCAATGCGTTCTCCAGGAAGGCGTGAAATCGGTCACGGGGCATTAGCAGAGCGATCGCTAATTCCTGTGCTACCCTCAAAAGAACAATTTCCCTACGTGATTCGCATCGTATCAGAAGTACTTTCTTCCAACGGTTCCACTTCAATGGGTTCAGTCTGCGGTTCCACTCTCGCCCTCATGGATGCTGGTGTACCAATTCTCAAACCCGTTAGTGGCGCAGCAATGGGTCTGATTAAGGATGGGGACGAAGTGCGAATCCTCACCGACATTCAGGGCATTGAAGACTTTTTGGGCGATATGGACTTCAAGGTTGCCGGGACGGATACCGGAATTACCGCCTTGCAAATGGATATGAAAATCCCCGGTTTGTCGTTGGATGTTATTTCCCAAGCTGTCCACCAAGCCAAAGCAGCCCGGTTGCACATTCTGGAGAAAATGCTCGCCTGCATTGATACACCACGGATTGAAACCTCACCTTATGCCCCACGTCTGTTAACAATCAAGATTGATTCAGACATGATTGGTTTAGTCATCGGGCCTGGAGGCAAGACTATTAAGGGCATCACAGAGGAAACTGGTGCAAAAATTGACATCGAAGATGATGGCACCGTGACAATCTCGGCTGTGGATGAGAACAAGGCGAAGAGAGCCAGAAACATCATCCAAGGTATGACCCGCAAACTCCACGAAGGAGATGTCTATGCAGGACGCATTACTCGGATTATACCGATAGGTGCATTTGTGGAATTTCTGCCTGGGAAAGAAGGGATGATCCACATCTCACAACTAGCTGACTACCGCGTTGGCAAAGTTGAGGATGAAGTAGCGGTGGGCGATGAAGTGATTATCAAAGTCCGTGAAATTGATAACAAAGGTCGGATTAATCTCACCCGCTTGGGTATCCACCCAGATCAAGCAGCAGCAGCAAGAGAAGCTGCGGCGGTGAATCGGTAA
- a CDS encoding GNAT family N-acetyltransferase, with product MDLPLVQVIKNNITVELDYIHPQEQEVVRTLLNVVIVEGKTYPQRQPLSQAEFSTYWLSKDAFVVRTSGKDTTHKPKEILGAFYLKPNFPGQCCHICNAGFIVQPELRGQGIGRFMGEAMLLIAADLGYEAVMFNLVFETNIPSITLWQSLGFEIIGRIPRAAKLGDEQVVDALMMYRPLG from the coding sequence ATGGATTTACCCCTGGTTCAAGTTATAAAAAACAATATAACAGTAGAACTAGATTATATTCATCCTCAAGAACAAGAGGTTGTAAGAACATTACTCAATGTTGTAATTGTTGAAGGTAAAACTTATCCCCAAAGGCAACCTCTATCTCAGGCAGAATTTTCAACTTACTGGTTAAGCAAGGATGCCTTTGTTGTCAGGACATCTGGTAAGGATACTACACACAAGCCAAAAGAAATATTAGGGGCGTTTTATTTAAAACCAAACTTCCCCGGTCAATGTTGCCATATTTGCAACGCTGGTTTTATTGTACAACCTGAGTTGCGCGGTCAGGGAATCGGGCGGTTCATGGGGGAGGCTATGCTTTTGATAGCAGCAGACCTAGGCTACGAAGCAGTAATGTTCAATTTGGTCTTTGAAACTAATATACCTTCAATTACCCTTTGGCAGTCGTTAGGATTTGAGATTATTGGGCGAATTCCTCGTGCGGCGAAGCTAGGGGATGAACAAGTGGTAGACGCGCTCATGATGTATCGTCCTTTGGGTTGA
- a CDS encoding DEAD/DEAH box helicase: MAILHSNWLLKSQKGCLFIWGETWRSPRVNFESNGSGDIPLNPLAMTSLELSEWLVSQKMAITNFIQQPQIAIATTGRTRKAATATEINLPTHSQIIALPTYIPEESAEGTSAIFPVHSASLRLETDSPQYLQPWLVEGFCLNPSEAVKFLAAVPLNAAKGEDAFLGGDLRFWSQVSRWSLDLISRCKFLPRIERQSDGAFAAKWQVLLDSAVDGTRLEKFSADMPLVCRTYQEGVGTGDWGLRTGEEFSQSLIPNSQSLLYVNFPTEPQELLLGFLNSTIDAQVRGMVGSQPPMEAKAMASLPSGVRQWLQGLTSTSGTVNADAIEVERLEAALKAWMMPLQYQLTLKTLFRTCFQLRSPEAGETDWTLAYFLQAADDPDFLVDAATIWNNPVERLVYENRTIEQPQETFLRGLGVASRLYPAIAPSFETEYPQSSRITPMQAYEFIKAVAWRLEDSGLGVILPPSLANREGWANRLGLKITAETPKKKQGRLGLQSLLNFQWQLAIGGQTISKAEFDKLVALNSPLVEINGEWVELRPQDIKTAQTFFTTRKDQMALSLEDALRFSTGDTQVIEKLPVVSFEASGALQELIGALNNNQAIAPLPTPVGFKGQLRPYQERGAAWLSFLERWGLGACLADDMGLGKTIQFIAFLLHLKEQDALENSTLLVCPTSVLGNWEREVNKFAPSLKILQYHGDKRPKGKAFLEAVKNHDLIVTSYSLLHRDIKSLQSVPWQIIVLDEAQNVKNPEAKQSKAVRQLEATFRIALTGTPVENRLQELWSILDFLNPGYLGNKQFFQRRFAMPIEKYGDTASLGQLRSLVQPFILRRLKSDREIIQDLPDKQEMTVFCGLTADQAALYQQVVEQSLVEIESAEGLQRRGMILALLIKLKQICNHPAQYLKQATLEQHNSAKLLRLEEMLEEVLAESDRALIFTQFAEWGKLLKPKSVEC, from the coding sequence ATGGCGATTTTACACAGTAATTGGTTACTAAAAAGTCAAAAAGGTTGTTTATTTATTTGGGGAGAAACTTGGCGATCGCCACGAGTTAATTTCGAGTCTAATGGATCTGGAGATATCCCACTAAATCCATTGGCAATGACATCACTAGAGTTGAGCGAGTGGTTGGTTTCCCAGAAGATGGCCATTACCAACTTTATCCAGCAACCCCAAATTGCCATCGCTACTACTGGGCGAACACGTAAAGCAGCCACTGCCACTGAGATAAACTTACCAACGCATTCACAAATAATTGCCTTACCAACTTATATTCCCGAAGAGAGTGCAGAAGGAACATCTGCAATTTTCCCTGTGCATTCTGCCAGCTTGAGACTAGAAACAGACTCTCCGCAATATTTGCAACCGTGGCTAGTTGAGGGTTTTTGTCTTAACCCCAGCGAAGCAGTAAAATTTCTCGCTGCTGTTCCCCTGAATGCTGCTAAAGGGGAAGATGCTTTTTTAGGAGGAGATTTACGTTTTTGGTCGCAAGTTTCCCGATGGAGTTTAGATTTAATCTCGCGGTGTAAGTTTTTACCAAGAATTGAACGGCAATCAGACGGTGCATTTGCTGCTAAATGGCAAGTACTTCTAGACAGTGCTGTAGATGGAACTCGCCTAGAAAAGTTTTCTGCGGATATGCCGTTGGTTTGCCGCACTTATCAGGAGGGAGTGGGGACTGGGGACTGGGGACTGAGGACTGGGGAGGAGTTTTCCCAATCCCTAATCCCTAATTCCCAATCCCTACTTTATGTAAACTTCCCTACTGAACCTCAAGAATTGTTGCTGGGATTTCTCAACAGTACGATAGATGCCCAAGTGCGAGGGATGGTGGGTTCTCAGCCTCCAATGGAAGCTAAGGCAATGGCATCTTTACCATCTGGGGTGCGGCAGTGGTTGCAAGGCTTGACTAGTACATCTGGTACAGTTAACGCAGATGCCATTGAAGTGGAACGACTGGAAGCGGCACTGAAGGCTTGGATGATGCCGCTACAATACCAATTAACTCTTAAAACTCTATTTCGTACCTGTTTTCAACTGCGTTCTCCAGAAGCTGGCGAAACAGATTGGACATTGGCGTATTTTCTGCAAGCGGCTGACGATCCTGATTTTTTGGTGGATGCGGCAACTATTTGGAACAATCCAGTTGAACGTTTGGTTTATGAAAATCGAACAATTGAGCAACCACAGGAAACATTTTTGCGAGGTTTAGGGGTAGCTTCCCGATTATATCCAGCGATCGCACCCAGTTTTGAAACCGAATATCCCCAATCTTCTCGGATCACACCCATGCAAGCTTATGAGTTTATCAAGGCTGTAGCTTGGAGGTTGGAAGACAGTGGTTTGGGGGTAATTTTGCCTCCTAGTTTAGCGAACCGCGAAGGATGGGCAAATCGTTTGGGTTTGAAAATTACTGCTGAAACCCCAAAGAAAAAGCAGGGACGTTTAGGGTTGCAAAGTCTGCTGAATTTCCAATGGCAATTGGCAATTGGCGGACAGACTATTTCCAAAGCTGAGTTTGATAAACTTGTGGCTTTAAATAGTCCACTAGTGGAAATTAACGGTGAGTGGGTAGAATTGCGGCCCCAAGATATCAAGACAGCCCAAACATTTTTTACCACTCGCAAAGACCAAATGGCGCTTTCCTTGGAAGATGCCTTGCGTTTCAGTACAGGAGATACCCAGGTAATTGAAAAATTACCAGTGGTCAGCTTTGAGGCATCTGGGGCATTGCAAGAGTTGATTGGGGCGCTAAATAATAATCAAGCGATCGCACCTTTACCGACACCAGTAGGCTTTAAAGGACAGTTGCGACCTTATCAAGAACGTGGTGCTGCTTGGCTGTCCTTCTTGGAACGTTGGGGCTTAGGCGCGTGTCTCGCCGACGATATGGGACTCGGTAAAACTATTCAGTTTATTGCTTTTTTGCTACATCTTAAAGAACAGGATGCACTAGAAAATTCAACACTGCTAGTTTGTCCAACTTCTGTTTTAGGCAACTGGGAAAGGGAAGTCAATAAATTTGCACCAAGCCTGAAAATTTTGCAATATCACGGTGACAAACGTCCAAAAGGGAAAGCGTTTTTAGAAGCAGTGAAAAATCACGATTTAATCGTTACCAGCTACTCACTGCTTCATCGGGATATCAAGTCATTGCAAAGTGTTCCTTGGCAGATAATTGTTTTAGACGAAGCCCAGAATGTGAAAAATCCAGAGGCGAAGCAGTCAAAAGCTGTGCGGCAATTAGAAGCTACATTTCGCATTGCATTAACGGGGACACCAGTAGAAAATAGACTGCAAGAACTATGGTCTATTTTGGATTTTCTCAATCCAGGGTATTTAGGTAATAAGCAATTTTTCCAGCGGCGGTTTGCCATGCCAATTGAAAAGTATGGTGATACGGCTTCTTTGGGTCAATTACGTTCATTAGTTCAGCCATTTATACTGCGGCGATTAAAAAGCGATCGCGAAATTATTCAAGACTTGCCAGATAAGCAAGAGATGACCGTATTTTGCGGTTTAACTGCCGACCAAGCTGCACTTTATCAACAAGTTGTAGAACAATCTTTAGTAGAGATAGAATCTGCTGAAGGATTGCAACGTCGGGGGATGATTTTGGCTTTGCTAATCAAACTGAAGCAAATCTGCAATCATCCAGCCCAATATTTGAAACAGGCGACATTAGAGCAACATAATTCAGCCAAACTTCTGCGGCTAGAAGAAATGTTAGAAGAAGTTTTAGCAGAAAGTGACCGGGCTTTAATCTTTACACAATTTGCAGAGTGGGGTAAGTTACTTAAACCCAAAAGTGTTGAATGTTAA
- a CDS encoding IS4 family transposase, with translation MIINSFPKIVKDILRGLPKNDYPVLNSRLFFECWLSYAMDNSLTSMRDLFNRLNNTGFPVDISTFSKANLHRSQKPFQEIYQKLNELVQKKVQKKLHDKYAICPIDSTIITLTSKLLWVLGHHQVKLFSSLNLATGSPSDNFINFGHDHDYKFGCKMMSSLPNNAVGVMDRGFAGLKFIQELVQENKYFVLRVKNNWKLEFEEQTGLIKVGASNDAQAYRVINFCDLETKTEFRLVTNLPTLGEAAVSDYEIRDIYRLRWGVELLWKFLKMHLKLDKLITKNVNGITIQIYVTLIAYLILQILSVPQQWGHTLLDKFRYLQSCMCQKISYVHWFEEMMSC, from the coding sequence GTGATTATAAATTCATTTCCCAAGATTGTCAAAGATATCTTGAGAGGACTGCCAAAAAACGATTATCCAGTATTGAACAGTCGTCTGTTCTTTGAGTGCTGGTTATCTTATGCTATGGATAACAGCTTAACAAGTATGCGAGATTTATTTAACAGATTAAACAACACAGGATTTCCGGTAGATATTTCTACTTTCTCTAAAGCAAACTTACATCGAAGTCAAAAACCTTTTCAAGAAATTTACCAAAAATTAAATGAATTAGTACAGAAGAAAGTTCAAAAAAAGTTACATGATAAATATGCAATTTGTCCAATAGATTCAACAATTATTACTCTCACAAGTAAATTGTTATGGGTACTAGGACACCATCAAGTAAAACTTTTCAGTTCTCTAAATTTAGCTACTGGAAGTCCATCAGATAACTTCATAAACTTTGGACATGACCATGACTATAAATTTGGTTGTAAAATGATGTCTAGTCTACCAAATAATGCTGTTGGTGTAATGGATAGAGGTTTTGCTGGATTAAAATTTATCCAAGAATTAGTCCAAGAAAACAAATACTTTGTTTTGCGGGTAAAAAACAATTGGAAGTTAGAATTTGAGGAGCAAACTGGATTAATTAAAGTTGGTGCATCTAATGATGCTCAAGCCTATAGAGTGATTAATTTTTGTGATTTAGAAACGAAAACTGAGTTTCGATTAGTAACCAATTTACCAACATTAGGAGAGGCTGCCGTTAGTGATTATGAAATCAGGGATATTTATCGATTGCGTTGGGGAGTTGAATTGTTGTGGAAGTTTTTGAAAATGCACTTAAAACTTGACAAGTTAATTACTAAAAATGTTAATGGTATCACCATACAAATTTACGTTACTTTAATAGCTTATCTAATTTTACAGATATTATCTGTACCACAACAATGGGGACATACGCTATTAGATAAATTCCGCTATTTACAATCTTGTATGTGTCAGAAAATAAGTTATGTTCATTGGTTTGAAGAGATGATGTCATGTTGA
- a CDS encoding SWIM zinc finger family protein, protein MTNYTLQASREWWSQQWLDLLDSYRFKKRLERARNYARQGNVLSIEFKGAKVLARVQGSEVEPYKVSLSLEPFTDEQWGYVIETMSQRAIFAAKLLAGEMPQNIEEVFTANGLSIFPFTLADVQSKCSCPDKANPCKHIGALYYQLGDRFSEDPFVLFQLRGRTKEQIISDLRQLRSTKIQPNTTETPDIQQSIPNNKYSVKIDSFWQYNEPLESSLVVIAPSTSEMVLDVLGAIPLAKEEENTVNSTSSDLVMKYLNTVYRDVSQKAFLAAMNVGES, encoded by the coding sequence ATGACTAATTACACATTACAAGCAAGTCGAGAATGGTGGTCACAACAATGGCTAGATTTGCTAGATTCCTATCGCTTTAAAAAGCGTTTAGAACGTGCGAGAAATTATGCTCGTCAAGGAAATGTTCTGAGTATCGAATTTAAAGGTGCAAAAGTATTGGCTAGGGTGCAAGGCAGTGAAGTTGAACCTTATAAAGTTTCCCTTTCCCTTGAACCATTTACTGATGAACAGTGGGGTTATGTAATTGAAACCATGTCCCAAAGAGCAATTTTTGCTGCAAAATTACTAGCAGGAGAAATGCCACAAAATATAGAAGAAGTATTCACGGCAAATGGTCTTTCGATATTTCCTTTTACCCTTGCTGATGTCCAGAGTAAATGCTCTTGTCCTGATAAAGCAAATCCCTGTAAACATATTGGTGCCCTGTACTATCAGTTAGGCGATCGCTTCAGTGAAGACCCCTTTGTACTATTTCAATTGCGCGGACGCACTAAAGAGCAAATTATCAGCGATTTACGACAATTACGTAGTACCAAGATTCAACCTAACACCACAGAAACGCCCGATATTCAACAATCAATTCCTAATAACAAATACTCAGTGAAAATTGACTCTTTCTGGCAATATAATGAGCCACTAGAGTCATCCTTGGTAGTGATTGCGCCGTCCACTAGTGAGATGGTATTAGATGTATTAGGAGCAATTCCTCTAGCGAAGGAAGAGGAAAATACAGTAAATTCAACTTCGAGTGATCTGGTAATGAAGTATTTAAATACAGTTTACAGAGATGTGAGTCAGAAGGCTTTTTTAGCAGCAATGAATGTGGGAGAAAGCTGA